A DNA window from Mus pahari chromosome 13, PAHARI_EIJ_v1.1, whole genome shotgun sequence contains the following coding sequences:
- the LOC110330610 gene encoding TD and POZ domain-containing protein 5-like yields MSKDMEANNWGYTHIRVKEFCYVWTISNFSLCMERIRRRITNPVFSLEANDKVTWCLRLQPNGVDEVSEYYLSVFLELLSCPESPVWAKYEFWIATSQGEKYQCMTSINVTRFQKNQYRGFKKFILGDFFLSYRCWFLPENKLALCYKVSVVGAIFGMPGENITPAIKHPKHLLTDDLGELWENSLFTYCCLLVAGHEFRAHKAILAAHSPVFRAMFEHEMEERLANPTEIHDLDPKVFKEMMDFIYTGKASNLHSHSMATDVLTAAYKYGLEGLKVLCEDALSRNLSVENAAHTLILADLHSTVQLKTQALDFIALHASEVSETSGWKSMMESHPHLVDETCHFLAPAHSVSWSPHSNT; encoded by the coding sequence ATGTCAAAGGACATGGAAGCCAACAACTGGGGCTACACACATATCAGGGTTAAGGAATTCTGCTACGTGTGGACCATCAGCAATTTTTCACTTTGCATGGAGAGAATTAGGAGAAGGATTACAAACCCAGTCTTCTCATTAGAGGCCAATGACAAAGTGACATGGTGTTTGAGACTACAGCCAAATGGGGTTGATGAAGTAAGTGAATATTACCTGTCAGTTTTCCTGGAGTTGCTCAGCTGTCCAGAGAGCCCAGTATGGGCAAAGTATGAGTTCTGGATTGCAACTTCCCAAGGAGAGAAATATCAATGTATGACGAGCATCAATGTCACTAGGTTTCAAAAAAACCAATACAGGGGATTCAAAAAGTTCATCCTTGGAGATTTCTTCCTCTCTTATCGATGTTGGTTTCTCCCTGAAAACAAGCTCGCCCTCTGCTACAAGGTGAGCGTAGTAGGAGCCATCTTTGGCATGCCTGGGGAGAACATAACACCTGCAATCAAGCATCCAAAGCACCTGTTGACAGATGACCTAGGGGAGCTGTGGGAGAATTCCCTCTTCACATACTGCTGCCTGTTGGTAGCTGGCCATGAATTCAGGGCTCACAAAGCAATCCTAGCAGCTCACTCTCCAGTTTTCAGAGCCATGTTTGAACATGAAATGGAGGAGAGACTAGCAAACCCCACTGAGATCCATGACCTGGATCCCAAAGTCTTTAAGGAGATGATGGACTTCATTTACACTGGGaaggcatcaaacctccacagccACTCCATGGCCACTGATGTGTTGACAGCTGCTTACAAGTATGGCCTGGAGGGCCTGAAGGTTCTGTGTGAGGATGCCCTCTCCAGGAACCTCTCTGTAGAGAATGCTGCCCACACTCTCATCCTGGCTGACCTCCACAGCACAGTGCAGCTGAAGACTCAGGCCCTGGATTTCATTGCACTTCATGCTTCTGAGGTCTCTGAGACCTCAGGGTGGAAGTCAATGATGGAGTCTCATCCCCACTTGGTGGATGAAACATGTCACTTCCTGGCTCCTGCACACAGTGTTTCTTGGAGCCCTCACTCAAACACCTAA